In Bradyrhizobium sp. 170, the DNA window GGGCGCGTGATGATCGACAACGGGTCTTGTTACAAATCCTTTGGTTTCCGCAAAGCCTCCAAGCGCCTCGGTCTCACGCACATTTGCACCAAGTCCTATAACCCGAAGACGAATGGCAGGGCAGAGCGCTTCATCCAAACCAGCCTACGCGAATGGGCCTGTGCTCGCACTTACAACACCGCAAATGAGAGGGCGGCTGAACTGCCGAGATGGCGTCACAGCTACAATTGGCGCCGGCCCCGCGGCGATATCGGCTCGATGCCACCCGACGCCGAGCGCATTGGCGCCAAGAGAACTATCCACATCCCTGGGACGGCACGTTATCTCGGAAAGCCATGACATGCCGCAACTGGATGTGCAGCCTTCACCCGACGCCGAAGCGCGGCCGCCATCGCATTTGTTCTATCTCTCCAGCCAGCGCCGGCCACTCGTCGACCGTGCCAAAGGCATCTATTTTTGGACCAGGGATGGCCGCCGCTTCATCGATGGGTCAAGCGGACCGATGGTCGCCAATATCGGCCATTCCAACAGCAACGTGCTCGACGCCATGAAGCGGCAGATGGACAAGACCACCTTCGCTTACCGGCTGCATTTCGAGAACGAGCCGGCGGAAGAACTGGCGCGGAAATTGGCACGCAAACTTCCCGAGGGCATGGACCGCATCTTCTTGGTGTCCGGCGGCTCGGAAGCAACCGAATCCTGCATCAAGCTTGCGCGGCAGTGGGCGGTCGCCACTGGCCAGGCCAAGCGCTGGAAAGTGATCACTCGTTTCCCGTCCTATCACGGAGGCACGCTTGGCTCGCTTTCCGTCACCGGCGACGATGCACTCGCCGAAACTTTTGCCCCGATCATGCGGGTGATGCCGACCGTGCCGGCGCCAACCGCCTGGCGCGACCGCGATAATCTTTCGATGGAACAGCGCGGGCTTCGTTATGCCGACATACTCGAGGAAAAGATCCTCGCCGAGGGACCGGAAAGCGTGCTCGCGTTCATCATGGAACCGGTCGGCGGTGCCGCTACAGCGGCCCTTGTCGCGCCCGACAGCTACTATCCGCGCGTCCGCGAGATCTGCGACCGCTACGGCATCCTTCTCATCCATGATGAGGTGATGAGCGGCGCCGGCCGCACCGGCAAATTCCTCGGCGGCGACCACTGGAACTGCAAGCCCGACATTGTCGCACTGTCGAAAGGACTTGGCTCAGGCTACGCGCCGCTCGGCGCGCTGGCCGCGCCGATGCGGCTGGTCGAGCCGCTGCTTGCCTCCGGCGGTTTCCAGCACGGCCACACTTATGCCGGCAATCCGCTTGCCTGTGCGGCGGGTCTTGCCGTGCTCGACGAGATGGACAGGCTCGACCTCACCGCCAACGCCGCCTCGATGGGAGATGTGCTGATGGGCGAATTGAAGGCGCTGCAAAAGCGCTTCCCCTTTATCGCCGACACGCGCGGCAAGGGCCTGCTTCTCGGCGCCGAAATGGTCGCCAATCCGGAAACGATGAGGCCGATCGACCCGGCTCGCAAGGGGACGCAGCGCCTGCTCGACCTCGCATATGCGCGCGGCCTAATTATCTATGGCCGCAAGGTCAAGGGTGGCGTTGACGGTGACAATTTCATGGTGGCACCGCCGATGATCATCACGCGCGAGCAGATTGGCGAGATGATCGCCATCATTGGCGATTCGCTGGAGGCACTTGCCGCCGAACTCGACCTGCCGGTCGAGGGTTGAGGGGACGAGACGATGGCACCGAGGAAAGTCATCACCACCTGCACCGTCACCCGCTCCGTGCATACGCCACCGATGTCGCCCCATCTGCTGGTAACACCGGACCAGATCGCGACCGATGCCATTGCCGCCGCGGAGGCCGGCGCCTCTATCCGGCATCTGCACGCCCGCGCCACGAATGACGGACGGCCGACGGTCGATCCGGACGTTTTCATGCAGTTTCTGCCGCGTATTAAGCAGGCGACCGACACGGTGATCAATATTACCATCGGCGGCCCATCGCTGATGAGGCTAGACCCGCGGCTGGCAGCACGCTTGCGGGCTCGGCCCGAAATCTGCTCGCTCAATATGGGCTCGATGATTTTAGCGTCCTTTCCGGTGCTCGAGCGGCCGCGCGAATGGCAGCACGATTGGGAGCTGAAACTGCTCAAGGCCACGCGCAACGCGATCTTCAGGAAACCCTCCGCTGACTTACAGACTATCTCGGAGGAGCACGGCAAAGGTTCCGGCACGCGCTTCGAGTTCGAATACTACGACGTCGGCCATCTCTACTCGCTGCTACATTTGCGCGAGCGGGGCCTGATGTTGGGGCCGCTGTTCCTGCAGTTCGTGCTCGGCCTCATCGGCGTTATCGGCGCCGATCCCGACAATCTCATCCACATGAAGCACATCGTCGACAAGCTGTTTGACGACAGCTATCAGTTCTCGGTGCTCACCGCCGATCGCCACCAGATATCGCTGATGCCGATCGCCGCCACAATGCGTGGCAATGTCCCTGTCGGGCTGGAGGAATGGACATTAACTGGCGAAGTCCAATCCCGACCAGGTACGGTGCATCCGCGAATTCAAGATCCTGTCGTTGGAGGTCGCAACGTCTGCCGAAGCGCGCGAAATGCTGGCGTTGAAGGGCGGCGACCTAGTGGCATTTCGATGGCTTCCCAGGCCGTCACGCTCCGACCCGGCCGGCTCGAGGACGTCGAAACCATTCATGCCGCTCTGCTCAAGCTCGCCATCCATATAGGCGCACGTCAGGACATCAAATCGACGGCCGACGATCTTCGCCGCTACGGCTTCGGCGAGAATCCCACCTTCTCGACCTTAATTGCCGAGGTCGATCGCGAATTCGCCGGGCTCTGCCTGCATTTCCCCATCTTCTCGACCTGGATGGGCCGTCCGGGCGTCTATGTGCAGGATCTTTATGTCGAGAACCGCTTTCGCGGCCGGCGTATTGGCGAGAAACTGCTGCGGCGCGTGGCCAGGGAGTGCCGCGCGGCTGGCGGGGTCTATCTTCGCCTTTCCATTCACACCGACAACGAGATAGCAAAAGCATTCTATGGAAGGCTCGGCATCGGATGCTCAAGCCACGAGCAGGTGCAAAAGATCGTCGGCGACGCTTTCTTTGTCTTCGCCGACTCAACGGAGAAAAAATGATGAAGGCCTTCTATGCCGAGGAACAGAAACGTCATGATCCGAAAGCCGTCCTCTCCAGGGGCATAGCCAAGCCCCACCCTGAAAAGCCGGCACGGGTCGAGAGATTGTTAGCCGGCGCATTATCAGCCGGTTTGAGTGTTGAACGGTCAAAGGATCGTGGCCTTGGCCCGATCACCGCTGTGCACACACCCGAATATCTCGACTTCCTCGAGCACGTTTTCGCGCGCTGGCAGCGCCTCGAAGGCGCCTCGGCAGAAGTCATCCCGAACATCCATCCAATCGCCCGCAAAGGCCCATATCCTGCCTCGGTGGTCGGCCAGGCTGGCTACCACATGGCCGACGCTGCCTGCCCAATCTCGACCGAGACCTGGAGCAGCGCGCTCTGGAGCGCCTGGAGCGCAGTCGAAGCCGCCGAAGCCGTGATGGCGGGTGCGCCTTCGGCTTACGCGCTTTGCAGGCCGCCGGGCCACCATGCCTTCGCCGACGTCGCTGGCGGCTTCTGCTTCATCAACAATGCGGCGGTGGCGGCGCAGGCGTTGCGCAGCAGTGCTGCGCGCGTGGTGATTCTCGATGTCGACCTGCACCATGGCAACGGCACGCAAGGCATCTTCTACGCGAGGCCGGACGTGCTCACCGTCTCACTGCATGTCGATCCGATGCGGTTCTATCCCTTTTTCTGGGGCCACGCCGACGAGCGCGGCGAAGGCGCCGGCCTCGGCTACAACCTCAACCTGCCGCTGCCACTAAAATCCGGCGACGCGGCATTTCTGGAAGGGCTCGCAACAGCCTTCCGGCGCATCCGCGCCTTCGCGCCCGAAGCGCTGGTAGTGGCGCTCGGTCTCGACGCCTTCGAGGGCGATCCGTTCGGCGGCCTGTCGGTGACGACGCTTGGCTTCTCGCGTATCGGCGAAGCTATTGCCGGGCTCGGCCTGCCTACGGTGATCGTGCAGGAAGGCGGCTATCTTTGCGACGCGCTCGGTGACAACCTCGCCGCGTTCCTGACCGGCTTCGGCGGCAAGCAGCCCTAGCTATTGCTAGTCGGGGCGATCGTATGGTCATACGGAATGGTGACTCTTCTGCCGGTGCGAGACTATCTTTACAGGATCGTTCCCGCGATCGCACCCGCGACTACTAACGTATCGCGCCTGACGGCTTCTGGAAGACAGGAGGTTCAGTAGGGTTGGCCTCAGCAGATTACGAAACGGAGCAGCTCTATGAAACAGTACGTTAATTTGGACGTCTCGATGGAAGAACGAGCATTTGCGTTTTTGGACCAGACCGGCGGAGTGACATTCGAAGGTTACGTGCCCACTAATTCGGAGACCATCGCTAACACTTGGCATATGCCGGCAATGTTGAGCGGATCGTTTTCAAACAGGTTTTCCAATTGGCTTTGGCAACTCAGCGCTGGCTTTCCGTAATTACGTATGGAATGGCACCGGGAAGTTGCCGTAAAGGGGGCGGAGAGACCTGCTAGCCAGTCTTAAACCAACCCAGATTCGCCTTCGGCAGAACAAGCGTCTCTGCCGGGACGAATGTGTTGGTAATCTCGAAGTCGTCCCTGCGGGCATTACGCACCCGCTCTTCACATCGAGATGCCCGCATTTCTTGAAAGCCATCATGTGGCGCTCCTGCATAGAGACGACCCGAAGAACTATGGAGCCGGCAGTAGATCTTTTGTTTATCTATCTTGAGCCGTGCCCGCGACTCATTTGACTTATTTTATCGCGCATTACTTTGTTCGAGCGAGCGATTGTGACGCTTCCGCCGCAGGCGAGCAAGGGACCGCATCCTCCTCCTGACCTCGCGCACAGCCGCATCCGCGACAAAACCTGGGGTTGAAAAGATGCGGTCGCGCTCAGGCCGGCAGGTTCTGCTTCCCTGGCGGGAGCCTTTCACTTAGTTGGCTGCGCGAGTGCGGGCGGCCCTATCGGACTCCCGACCCTTGCTCGTCCACTTGGAGCCATCGCATCAGTTCACGACGCCGGGCTGACAGCAGTGCAGAGCCGTCTCGTTGGGTCCAATCGTAGACGCCTTTGCCACTGGGGAATCCGCAATGCCCACCACGGACTAAAGCCGCCACCTGTTCGGGTGGTTCAGAAGAAGTGTCGAGGCTCGGTACCAGGAAACGAGCAAAATGATACATCGTGTCAAGACCGCCAAGGTCCGCTGATTCGATCGGTCCGGTCACAGCAAGCCGTCGTCCGATCGAATGCCGGACCACCGAGTCGATGGCTTCGGCTGAAGCAACACCCGCGGCCCAAAGCGCCCAAGCCTCACGAAGTGCCGCAAATTGGATGCGGTTCCCGATGAATCCAGGCACTTCGCGATCGATGATCACGGGCGTCTTGCCGATACCGCCAAGAATAGCGCATGTACGCTCGACCACTGCGTTGCTCGTGGCACCGCTGCCACAAACCTCGACGAGCGGAAGCAGTTGGGGCGGATACCAAAAATGCGCGGCGATGACCCGCTCCTTATGTTCGACGCGTTTATCGACGGCACTGGCCGGATGGCCGCTGGAAGTCGCGAGTACGGCATCGTAACGACAAATTCCGTCGAGTTTGGAGAATATGCCAACCTTGAGCTCCATGTCCTCCGGAACGGCTTCGATCACGAATTCCGCCGCTGCCGCTGCCTTCAACTCGGTTGAGGTTCGGATCTTCGCGATCGCGGCTTTCGCAGATGAAACGCTCATCACCTCAGCCTGGACGAATTCGTTGAGGCTTGCGCCAATCCGCTGGAGCGCGCTTTCGAGACTCTTCTGGCTACGACCAATGAGACAGACCTCCCAGCCCGCCTTCGCAAATACCTCCGCGATTCCATGTCCGATCACCCCGTTGCCGATAACGGCCATGCTCCCAACACCAGAAGCCTTCATTGCCAGCGTTCTCCGTTCAACGACTAATTCTAGCTATTTTAGGCCTTCTCGATTGCTATCGCGATGCCTTGCCCGACGCCGATGAACACGGTTGCGAGAGCGCGCCGTCTGTTGTGAGTGAGAGTTCAAGGGCGACATTTCCAGCAATGCGTGCGCCTGATATCCCGAGCGGATGACCTGCGCGATCTCACCACCATTGGGGCTTACAAAATACGGGTCAAAGGAATGCTGAGTTCCCGTAGGACGGCAACGGCCTGGCGCCGAAGACCTCGCTGAGCTAGACCACGTCGAGGTCGGTTTTTTTGTACTAAGGCGCGCACAAAGCTGCCGTGTTGAAGTTGCCGGATACACGTGATGCGAGGCGCGCCGCCGGTAGCGGTCCCGGCGAGAATCCGTGCGATCTGATTGAGATTGTATCATTTGCCGCTGCCTCTGATGCCACGAGCAGCGCGGCCGCCCCATCATTTCACGCCGCGTTGCCGGCAGTCACAATACCACAAACGTTCCTTTCTGCATGACGTGGGTAGATTCCCCACGCCGTACTGCTTCTTCACGAGTGGGTTGATGAAGCACCAGCCGGTGGTGGTATCGTAGGTCTCAGCATTCCCAAGAAGGCGGTGTCAGCCTTGCAGCACAGAAGGAACCCGGCACATCGACTCCGCGCCGCTGGCGATCATCAGTTCGACCTCGCCGCAGTTGATGGAGCGGCGGCAATGTTGAGCGCATCGAGGCCGCGCCGCACAACCAGTTCACAGTCTAGCCCGGAATTTCCTTTGGCAGTCCGACCAGTAGCAGCGACCTGGGCGCGATGTTCCGATTGTCTTCACCTGAGCACAACATCGACCAGTCCACGGATGCATTGCGCAACATGAGCGCCTTCAGCGGGATAGCGCTGAGATCCTCGGCGCGGACCGAGAAGAGCGCGCTGCAAAAACGGACTATCGGCGTTCGCACATAGTCGCAGATGAAAGCCTCAGCCATCGCTCACATCGGACTTTTTTGCCGCTTCAACTTTGGTCGGTGCAGGCGACCGGCGAGTAGCCATCAAGCGGCTGCTCGTTGATCACCTGGAGCGCACCGGCCGGCCTCTTCCCGCGGAGTTCGGGCGCCCGTAGCCCGCCAGCCGCGGCCTACGCCCAGAGCGCACGCCGATCGAGGGATTGCATCCCTCGCGCGCCGGCGCGTCCTTCACCTTGGACTGGCCGCAACCGGGGACGCTGGTCTCGGCGGTAGCAGCTGACCGATCCGCCGACTGTTCGATCAAGTCCCTACAAGTTCCTCAGGAAGGCGCGCGATCACCTTGGGCTATTGGGCGCCTGCGCCCACTATCCCCGGCTGAGTGCCTGGGTCGAGGAGAACATCGAGCGACGCTCACCTTCTTCCGTACCATAAGCACCTGAAGAGCATCAACATGCTGGAGCTCCTCAACGAAGAGATCAGGCGCGCACCTGTGCCGAGCGCATCTTCTCTAACGCGAGAGCTGCCTGCGTCTCGTCAGAGCACTCGCTGTCGACACTCACGAGAACTGGATAGATACCAACTCATTCGCACCAGCCGGCGGATTTCGTCGGCTACTTATGGGGCTGCGCGGGCATTTCGCCGAACGTCCGACAAGCACCTGCGTCTGGACCTTCAGCCAAGCGGGCGAGCGAACATGACTTCCCGCCGGCTCTGACGCGACTCGCTCGGTCTTCCGACCAGAGGCTTGCGGAAGCCTTCTTCGGGCAGATCCGAACCAATTCCGATCGGGATGCGCTCGCCTGGACGCTGCGACGAGGCTCGGCAATGAAATGCCAAATCCAAATCAGCGCGATCGAGGCTCGCAAGGGACCCGCTGTGGTAGCACCGGACCCCTTGACTCCCGCGCAGCTGCCATAATAAATCCGGAAACTGGTTATAATAGCCGAAAAACGGTAGGAGTTCTGCCGATGTCCAATGCAATTCTTCCGCCACCCGGAACCCCGGCTGGCGACGAAGGGGCGGTAATCGCGGCCTCTCGTGGAATGCCCTCGCTCGCGCCGGCCCGTCGTCGCGACCGTGGCGTGGGACCATTTCCGCGAACTGTCCTTCGCGGAGCCACGGTGATCGACGGAACCGGAGCTCCTCCAATGGGGCCGATTGACATCGTGGTTGAGAACGACCGCATAACTCAGTTCGTGAGCGTGGGCTTCCCCAAGATGCCGATCAACCCCGAACGCCGCCCACCTAAGGGCGACTTAGAGATCGACTGCCACGGGAAATGGGTAACTCCCGGATTCATCGATTCCCACGTGCACATCGGGGCTTATGGTCACGCGGCGAACGGCGAGCGGGCGCCAGTCGAATACGTCTACAAACTCTGGTTGGCGCACGGCATCACGACCGTCCGGGAGATGTGGTCGGGAAACGGGCTGGGCTGGACGCTTCAGCAGAAAGCCGCATCCGAAGCCAATGAGATCACCGCGCCCCGGATCATGGCCTATGCCGGCTTTCCATCAGTCAATGAGAGCCTGAACATCATTCACACGCCGGGAGAAGCGCGCGCCTGGTTGCGAGCCATCGCGGAACGAGGCGCGGACGGGGTTAAGTTCTACGGGGCCTCGCCGGCGATTTTCAAAGCCGCCCTTGAAGAATCGACGGCGCTTGGCCTTCGCAGTGGCTGTCATCACCCACAAATGGCGCTTTCCAGGTTGAACGCGCTGACCACGGCCAGCTGGGGGCTTACGAGTACGGAACATTTTTACGGTGTCCCTGAAGCCATGTTCGAGCGATCCAGCATTCAGCCATACCCCGCCAACTATGATTTCATGGACGAATATCTGCGCTACAACAGTAGCAGCCAGAACTTCATGCACGCGGCTGAGCCTGGCAGCGCGAAATGGAACGAAACGCTCGATCGTTTCCTCGAACTCGATCATACGTTCGTCCCCACCCTTGCCATCTTGGAGGCCAACAGGGACTTGATGCGGGCGAGGCGCGCCGATTGGCACGACAAATATACGCACAAGAACCTATGGGATTTTTTTGAGCCGCAGCGCGGCAACCACGGATCATACTGGTTTCAATGGTCGACAAGAAATGAGGTCGAATGGAAGGAACATTTCCGGCGATGGTCTGCGTTCGTGTACGACTATATGAAAAGAGGCGGCCGCGTTTGCCCGGCCAGTGACGCAGGGTATCTTTACCAAATCTATGGCTTCTGCTTCATCCGCGATCTCGAATGGTTCCAGGAAGCCGGTTTTCACCCTCTGGAAATTATCCGCGCAGCGACCCTTTCCGCCGCAGAGCTGATGGGACTGGCCGACGATATCGGCACGGTCGAGGTAGGAAAGTGCGCCGACCTGCTTGTTCACCAAGAAAACCCACTCGAGGATCTGAAATTCCTCTACGGAACGGGCGCGCTGCGCCTCAATGACGCGATAGGTCAGCCAGAATGGCGGCGCGGCTTACAATACACAATCCGCAACGGGGTGGTCTACGATACGGCTGAACTGTTAGCGGATGTGCGCGAGATCGTGGCGCGCAGCTGGGCTGGCGCGAACATCGATACCTTGCTCGGCCAAGACAACGTATGAGCGTCAATGTGCAGCAATTTTATCCGCAAGTCTTTCTGCTGACGGGCTTTCTCGGAAGCGGAAAAACTTCGCTTATCCTCGACCACTTGCAAGACCCGAAGACCGCCAACACCGGTGTCATTGTCAACGAGGTCGGTCAGATCGACGTGGATGGTGCGCTCATCACGACCGGGCGCACCGGGCTCCCCCTCGCGACACTCGATAACGGCTGCGTATGCTGTTCGCTCAATAGCGATCTGCCTCACGCCATCCTGGCTCTGCTTGCGGAAAGGGAGGCCGTGGGAGGGCAACCGTTGGAACGCATAATTGTCGAAACAAGTGGCCTGTCGAAGCCTTCTCCCATTCTGAGATCGCTCCTCGATATCAGGATGCCACTGCGCACGACCGTATTGTCGACCTACGATAGCGAACAGGGGCCCGACACGACAGCCCGCTTCGAAGAAGCCGTCGCCCAGCTCGCTGCCGCGCAGACGATAGTCGTTACAAAGGTTGATCGCGTCGATGAGCTCGCCCTGAAGAGAGCCAGCGAAGCCGCCGCGTATCTGAATCCGCTGGCGGCGATCGTGAACGAATGCGACCGCACGCGACGAGCCCGGCTTGCCTTTGCCCGTAATCAAAGGCCACTTCCATCGAGTTTTCCCATTGTGGCGCGCCAGGAGCCGCACAACTTCCAGCATACAAGGATGAAAGTCTTTCTCATCAAATTTGATTCGCCAAAATGGGAGCAACTCATCGAGTGGATCGAGAATCTGGTGGGGTACTGCGGTGATCGCTTGCTGCGGACGAAGGGGTTCGTGCGGATTGAAGGGCGTCGAATCCTTATTCAGGGAGTTGGCGGGACATTTGACCCGCCGCGCGAGATCGCCGACGGGGTGGAGCGGGAGGACGGACTGGTCGTTATCACACGCGACCTAGCGCAGTTAGATTTCTCCGCGATAGAGCCGCCCCTGAAACTGCAAGTACGTGGACTTTAAGAAGGCAGAACCATGAAGAAGATTCAAGACTTGCATATCGCAAGCAATCGGGATCACATGAGAAACGGGCACGGCCGATATGGATTGGCGCCATGGGCGGCTCGACCGGCGCTCTTAGCGGCATCCGCGTTGCTTCTCACAGCTGCATTGTAGCTGCCGGCTGCCAACTTCGTTCAATCTCCGAAAACGGGCGGCCACTTCCGTATCGGCTCATCTGGCGACTTCACGACGGACACCTAGGACCCGGCCACATGTAACAAAGGCGTCCTGCGAATCGGCCGGAGCACTGTCGTCCTCACTCTGTCCGCTCCCAAAACTTCCCCTAATCCTGTCGGACTATCGCCTGCTGATCTTCGCCGTCGACGGCGATCGTATCGTTACATCGCAGATGGTCGGCACGGGCGGCTACACCATTTCATCCTTCGATGCAGGCGTCCGCGCGACCCTCCAGCCCTACCCGAACTAGTGGCGTCTAGGCCATGGCAATTTCGATTCCGCCGAGACTCTGGTGGTGCAGGACGTCGTCGCCCGCACCAACGCGCTTACCTCTGGCACGGTCGACGCGATCGATGCTTGCGATGTGAGCACCACCCATCTGCTAGCAGAGCGAAGGGATCAAGATCCCCTAGACAGCCCGGGGACCCCCATCGAGGCTTTCTAGGTCCTAAAAAGTGGGATCAAATCTCAATTTCTAGTCCTTACGGTTGACTTGTGAGTAAATCCTGATTATCAGGATTTAGTCTCGATTTTCGGAGGTGGCTATGGTTCTTGATCTCCCGCGTGTGACCTACTCCAACATTGGAGTCGATTTTTCACCGGTGCATGCGCATCTGGACAAAATCATTCCCAGTTTTGAGAAGGCTTTTCTTGGTAGGGAGTGGTCGACGCCGTTTTCGACAGGACCGCTGAAGGAGATCGCCAGCCCGATCAGTCCTGACCTTTCTTTGGGGCGATTTCCGATCTCCACGGCTGCCGACGCCAAGGCTGCGATCGCCTCGGCGCGCGCGGGGGCTAACATTTGGAGTCGTGCGTCTCTCGAGGAGCGGCTTGCCTTCGCCGAGCGTTGGCAGGCAGCCCTCGCGGCGCAGAAGTATGAGCTTGGCCTTGCGGCGCTTTACGAAACTGGCAAATCCCGCATTGAGGCAGTCGGCGAGGCGGAAGAATGCCTCGATATGGTGGAGTACTACTCGTCGGAGTTGAAGGCGAACAACGGCTATACGCGCTCGATGAACGAACTGGTTGCGAATGAGATCGCCAGAAGCGTAATGAAGCCCTACGGAGTCTTCGCGGTGATTGCCCCGTTCAATTTCCCGCTCGCGCTGTCCATTGGCATGGTGTCGGGCGCTCTGCTGACGGGCAGTTCGGTCGTCTTCAAGCCTTCCCCGGGATGCTCGTTGACCGGCCTGCTGATAGCGGAAACATTGCGCAAGGCCGGCTTGCCGGACGGAGTGTTCAACATCGTCCTTGGCGATGGTGAGGTCGGACGTCTGCTCGCCACGGACGACGGTATCGACGGCGTTGCGTTCACCGGCTCGCACAAGACAGGAATGAGCATCTTCCGCCATATGGCGGCGCTGCCGCACATGAAGCCGGTGATCGCCGAGATGGGCGGCAAGAACCCCGCCTATGTTACGCGAAGCGCCGATCTGGAGCGCGCCGCGCAAGGGGTGGCGCGATCGGCGTTCGGATTGCAAGGGCAGAAATGCTCCGCCTGCTCGGTCGTTTACGTCGACAACGTGGTCAAGCACGAGTTCATCGGCAAGCTCGTGGACTTTTCATCCAAGCTGGTCGTGGGTGATCCGCGAAGGGCCGAGACTTTTATGGGCCCTGTCTATGGGAACGCAACTGTAAAGCGTTTCAGAGCCGCTCTTTCCGCGGTGAATGGCAAAGGCAAGGTCCATTTCGGCGGCGCGGCGCTGGGCCACGGCTTTGCCGACAATTATGTCCTGCCGACCGTGGTCGAACTCGACGGGCCGGACAAGCTCACCCGCGAAGAGCTGTTCATGCCATTCGTTGTTGTTCGCGGCGTCGACGGCCTCGAGGCCGCGATCGCCGAAGGCAACGACATCGCCTATGGGCTATCGGCAGGCATCTTCACCCGCGACCAAAATGAATTGCAATACTTCCTCGACACGGCAGAAGCAGGTGTTCTCTATGCCAACCGCGCCAGTGGCGCGACGACCGGCGCGTGGCCGGGCGCGCAGCCCTTCTGTGGCTGGAAAGGCACGGGGGTCAGCGGCAAGGGTGGTCTCGGCGCATGGTTCCTCCCGCAGTACATGCGCGAGCAAAGCCACACGATCATGACGAACTGATTGTTGAAGGGCGGTGACCGCTTCGCCGCCCTCCGTTCCTGTCCTTTTATCTGATTTCCGTGATCATGCCGCGCTATCCCGACGCAATGCCTACATCCCGCCGCCTGTTCGAGCGTGGCCGCAGGGTCATGCCCGGCGGCAACACGCGCACCACGGTCTTCATCGACCCTTTTCCCATCTACGCCGCACGCGGGGAGGGCTGCCGGGTCTGGGACGTGGACGGTAACGCCTACTACGACTGCATCAATAACTTCACCGC includes these proteins:
- a CDS encoding aspartate aminotransferase family protein; this encodes MPQLDVQPSPDAEARPPSHLFYLSSQRRPLVDRAKGIYFWTRDGRRFIDGSSGPMVANIGHSNSNVLDAMKRQMDKTTFAYRLHFENEPAEELARKLARKLPEGMDRIFLVSGGSEATESCIKLARQWAVATGQAKRWKVITRFPSYHGGTLGSLSVTGDDALAETFAPIMRVMPTVPAPTAWRDRDNLSMEQRGLRYADILEEKILAEGPESVLAFIMEPVGGAATAALVAPDSYYPRVREICDRYGILLIHDEVMSGAGRTGKFLGGDHWNCKPDIVALSKGLGSGYAPLGALAAPMRLVEPLLASGGFQHGHTYAGNPLACAAGLAVLDEMDRLDLTANAASMGDVLMGELKALQKRFPFIADTRGKGLLLGAEMVANPETMRPIDPARKGTQRLLDLAYARGLIIYGRKVKGGVDGDNFMVAPPMIITREQIGEMIAIIGDSLEALAAELDLPVEG
- a CDS encoding GNAT family N-acetyltransferase, yielding MASQAVTLRPGRLEDVETIHAALLKLAIHIGARQDIKSTADDLRRYGFGENPTFSTLIAEVDREFAGLCLHFPIFSTWMGRPGVYVQDLYVENRFRGRRIGEKLLRRVARECRAAGGVYLRLSIHTDNEIAKAFYGRLGIGCSSHEQVQKIVGDAFFVFADSTEKK
- a CDS encoding histone deacetylase family protein produces the protein MKAFYAEEQKRHDPKAVLSRGIAKPHPEKPARVERLLAGALSAGLSVERSKDRGLGPITAVHTPEYLDFLEHVFARWQRLEGASAEVIPNIHPIARKGPYPASVVGQAGYHMADAACPISTETWSSALWSAWSAVEAAEAVMAGAPSAYALCRPPGHHAFADVAGGFCFINNAAVAAQALRSSAARVVILDVDLHHGNGTQGIFYARPDVLTVSLHVDPMRFYPFFWGHADERGEGAGLGYNLNLPLPLKSGDAAFLEGLATAFRRIRAFAPEALVVALGLDAFEGDPFGGLSVTTLGFSRIGEAIAGLGLPTVIVQEGGYLCDALGDNLAAFLTGFGGKQP
- a CDS encoding 3-hydroxyacyl-CoA dehydrogenase family protein, giving the protein MAVIGNGVIGHGIAEVFAKAGWEVCLIGRSQKSLESALQRIGASLNEFVQAEVMSVSSAKAAIAKIRTSTELKAAAAAEFVIEAVPEDMELKVGIFSKLDGICRYDAVLATSSGHPASAVDKRVEHKERVIAAHFWYPPQLLPLVEVCGSGATSNAVVERTCAILGGIGKTPVIIDREVPGFIGNRIQFAALREAWALWAAGVASAEAIDSVVRHSIGRRLAVTGPIESADLGGLDTMYHFARFLVPSLDTSSEPPEQVAALVRGGHCGFPSGKGVYDWTQRDGSALLSARRRELMRWLQVDEQGSGVR
- a CDS encoding amidohydrolase family protein, producing the protein MSNAILPPPGTPAGDEGAVIAASRGMPSLAPARRRDRGVGPFPRTVLRGATVIDGTGAPPMGPIDIVVENDRITQFVSVGFPKMPINPERRPPKGDLEIDCHGKWVTPGFIDSHVHIGAYGHAANGERAPVEYVYKLWLAHGITTVREMWSGNGLGWTLQQKAASEANEITAPRIMAYAGFPSVNESLNIIHTPGEARAWLRAIAERGADGVKFYGASPAIFKAALEESTALGLRSGCHHPQMALSRLNALTTASWGLTSTEHFYGVPEAMFERSSIQPYPANYDFMDEYLRYNSSSQNFMHAAEPGSAKWNETLDRFLELDHTFVPTLAILEANRDLMRARRADWHDKYTHKNLWDFFEPQRGNHGSYWFQWSTRNEVEWKEHFRRWSAFVYDYMKRGGRVCPASDAGYLYQIYGFCFIRDLEWFQEAGFHPLEIIRAATLSAAELMGLADDIGTVEVGKCADLLVHQENPLEDLKFLYGTGALRLNDAIGQPEWRRGLQYTIRNGVVYDTAELLADVREIVARSWAGANIDTLLGQDNV
- a CDS encoding CobW family GTP-binding protein, translated to MSVNVQQFYPQVFLLTGFLGSGKTSLILDHLQDPKTANTGVIVNEVGQIDVDGALITTGRTGLPLATLDNGCVCCSLNSDLPHAILALLAEREAVGGQPLERIIVETSGLSKPSPILRSLLDIRMPLRTTVLSTYDSEQGPDTTARFEEAVAQLAAAQTIVVTKVDRVDELALKRASEAAAYLNPLAAIVNECDRTRRARLAFARNQRPLPSSFPIVARQEPHNFQHTRMKVFLIKFDSPKWEQLIEWIENLVGYCGDRLLRTKGFVRIEGRRILIQGVGGTFDPPREIADGVEREDGLVVITRDLAQLDFSAIEPPLKLQVRGL